The Terriglobia bacterium genomic sequence ATGTCGCCGGACGCAATTTTGAACGCGCTTACGCCGAGATCGTTGAGGAAGTCGGCACTCTCTTCATCGAACGGCGTCGATAGAAATTCGATGCCGACCCGCTTTGCCTCTTTGTGCATGGCGCGGAAGGTGTCGAACGACAGTTCCAGCCTGGTCTGGGAGGGGACCGCAGATTTCGCCGACGCCGGACGGTCGGCACGAAACATTTGAAAGTTCACCGCATCGGCGCCGGCCCATTTTGCGGCCCGGACGAGCGCAAGCGCCCTTTCCTTATTTCCTCCGTGATTGAAACCCGCCTCCGCGATTACATAAATCCTGTTGGGATTTTCGGTCAGCAGGCCGTAAAGGTTTTGACTTGGCTGGTCAGCCATATTTGCCTCCTTATAATTTCGACTACTCGTGACAATCCTTTGCCATCAACAAGTGTTGGGCCGGCCTGGCTGAGTCGTTGGATCATAGGCCGGTTTTCAAGCATCTCCGTGCTGTAGCGCACCAGGTCGTCTGACGAAACGCGCCGCACAGGGCCGGCGCTCAGAACGGCGCCATGCTCGTGAAACGCATCTGCGGTTCTCAACTGAATCCGATCGAAGGCAACGGCAATGGTCGGAACGCCGGATGCCAGCAGGTCATATAGCGTTGGCCCGGAACCGGAAATCGCAAACCGGCAGGTCGCCATCGCATCCGCAAATTCCGCGTCGCTCATGGGCGTCGTGCCGATGAATCCGCGCGTCGTAATCGGCATCAGGCCCATGCGCCACAGCTCCTCCGAAATCTTTAGAGCGAATTGCGAGGTCGATCCGCCGCCAAAGGTCACCAGGACGGTGTCCTTGAGCTTGCCTCGGTTGACGGTTTCTCGCGTGATCATGTACTGCGGGCCGAGAAACAGTGCGCGATCCTTGTCGGCCGCGTATGGAAACAGGCGCGTGATGCTGCCGTCGATCGCGACATCCGAATGGCACTGGCCGAGGCCCAGGTCATGAATACTGATGTGGGTGGAGCCCTGCCGCCGTATCGAGGCCGTGATGCCATGCGCTTCACGCAAATCCGTTATGACCACCGGAGGAAATGCCGATGATGCCGTCGTGGTGAAACCCGACGCTTCGATGAATTCGCGGCAGTTTTCCGAAAGCGGAAAGAAAACTACCGGCTGCCGGCGGCTTAGAGCGCGCGCCAGACGCACGCTCCGCATGGCATGGCCGTAACCCAGTTGCGGGCCGGCATCGACAACGATTCCGACTTGTCCTTCGAGATCCATGGGGATGCCCTGGCCGGCCTGGGGATAATCGGTGGGTAATTCGACTTCAGTCTCGTTGCTCATCACATCCATGTGTTTAGTCTTCCTTTCAGCGCCTGGATCTCGTTTCTCCGAAACGGGGTTTGTTCCAGCGCTGTGACCACTCAGCTAATGCACTTACGCTGCCGTTCCAGAGATAAGAATGTCCTTTTTATAAAAGCATCGGCGGGGCCGGCCCAGCGCCTTTGCGCATAAAGCTTTGCGAGATTCGATCGTGCATTCGCACCAAGGTCAGGATGCGGTCAGGCGTCGAGCCGTCGTGCCGGTGGCCAGAATTATGACTTCAGCGGTGATGGATCTGACACGTTGAGAAAAGTCTAAAGTTCCGGAAAGCCGGAACGATACACCTTTTGTGCAACGAAGCAGGCTGCGATGGTGTGGCGCTTCGATTTCAGGCAAAAGGAGTTAAACGGTGGAAATCAACCAGGTTTTAGACGCACTGGAACGCGAGAGGGAACTGCTGCGGGAGTTCCACGAGATTTCGAGTCAGCAGGCCGATCTTCTCGATGATGAGAATCTGGATGGAATGGGCAAGCAGCTGGACACCCGATCCGACCTGATGCTCGAGTTGACGGCCATTGAAAGCACCCTGGGAACCTGGATTACGCAGCTCCGGGCCGAGTCCACCATAACGAGCGGCGTCCTGCATGAGTTGCGCTGCATCAACGAAGAAATCGTGAGTCTGGCCAACGAAATCGTGAGTCTGGACGAACAGATGCACTGGCGGCTGGATCTCATCAAGCAAGAGACTGCCGCGGACCTGAGAGGTTTGAGCCGATCTCAAAATTCCTCATCCGGCAGCTGCGCAACGATTCAGATCAGACCAGATTTCCGGCTTAACGGGTGATCGGATACGAAATGGGGGACGGTTAAATCTTGGTCTCGGGGTTGAGACCGGTTGCGAGGGCTTCGAGGGTTTCCTTGTCTGGAATCTGTGACTTTACAGCGGAAACGTTTTCCTGTTTGATGGCTTCGTAAATCTCGTACCGGTAAATGGAGATGTGGGCCGGCGCTTTGATACCAAGCCGCACGTTATCGCGGCCGATGCGCAAGACCTGAATTTCTATCTCATTACCGATAATCAGTTTCTCATCCTTCTTGCGCGTGACTACCAGCATGCGGATTCCTCCCTATTTATCGGGTCTCTAACTTTTCTGGTCCCATAATAAGCGAGAGACCACCTTCGGGCAAGGTTCTTAAACGAGAGGGTGTCGTACGGAAAGGGCGAGGTCGGTCAAAATCAGCTGGCGGCCAATCATTTTCTTATGATTGACGATCAGCGGAGCCTGGAAATTGCCGGTAGCCTGCCTGGGCTCTTTGCCGACAATGCAGATAGTGAATGCCATACGGGGATCGCCTTCCGCGATTCCAATGGTCTCCCATTCCCGCGCCGGAATCTTAGTGTAGTAGTCGGGCATAACCAGGGCAGGATCGATAACCATAAACCCGATATCTTCTCTGCACGCCATCTGTAACAAATGGAACGGCGCGATTTCGGGGTTGGCCAGCATGCGAAAATCCTTGCATTCCGAGAAGCCGACCAGGCCTTCATCGAAGTGAATGATGGCGTCGCCATCGGGAACTGAGGACCCGCCACCGGGTTCGAGGGACATGATTACGCCTCGCCTGAAACGCGGCGCGAGGTAGCCTGTAAGCGGGTATTCAGCGTGATGAGCTGAGAGAGCGCCAGAAGCCGCTCGAGATCGGAAACGCAATCGGTGGCATCCCGGGAAATGGCGATGAGACGCCTCTGCGCGCAGACACTGGCGTCGTATGACGACGCATCGATCTCAACGAGTGCTTTGTGCTTTGCGCTTTCCAGGCGCAATAGTTCGTTCACTAGCCCATCCATGGGACTTTTCTCCTGTTTTCAGGGCAAAGGGGTCAAACCCCCTCAGTCCTGTTTGGTGTTCGCGTCAACCAGCTTCTGAGCGATGTCCTTCGCGGAAACCGCATACGTACCGGCTTCCAGCTCTGCCTGGACTTTATTGAAGCGCTCCGTCCTCGCTTGATTAACAGAGTTCGCCAGGCGGTTCATTTCCGCAGCTTTCGATGAAACCGCGACGGAATCCGAATCTCCCGTAGCACCTGTCTGATTTGTCGAGTTTGTCGAGTTCGTGCGCGTCAAATCCGCCTTTTGAGCGATTTGCGATCGATCGATACCCTGACTGCTGATGTTGATTCGGTCAATATTCATTGGGGTCTCTTCCTCCATCCAATATATCGGCTGAAGGTTATCAGAACTTTACTTCAAAGTGCACATGTCACAGACCAACCTGTCGTCCAGAACAGTAGCAATCGAGTGCCCAAATTCAATGCTCGGTGACCACGCGGCCGGTCGATCGAGTTCAAGATCCAACGTTTCAATAGTTTACACTTAAGTCCAGCGGTTACCGCCGACCTTGAAGACGCTCCGTTCCTACCCATCCAGCTGTCGGGTAATTGACGGATGGGCGAAATCGTGACATCCCTTAATTTCTGCTGACCAGGCGGGACATGCCGAGCAAAACTTCGACTTCGCCCTCGTGCAGGCCGCAGTTCCTCGCGATATCTGCGATTCCGATACCCCGCTTGGCCATGGTGACGACATGATTTCTCACATCGAAACCAACGGCGGAAGTACGTGCCGTGGCCGGCGCCTGAACCGGCGCTGGCGTGGACAGCTTCGCCAGATGTTCCTGAGCAGCGCCGACAAAGCCGGCATGGCTCGATTCCGCTTTGGACCATTCCGCCTGCAGAGCCTTCAGTGTCCTGGCTGCGCCCCGGAACTTGGAGTTGACGTACAGGACGATCGCCACCATGAACAGCCCATACAAAGCCAGAAACGCATAGATCAAAATGGGATTATGAATTGAGAGATTTAAATCGTTCGCCAGCACTGGTGATCTCCGTGATTCGAATTCCGTAAAAACCGTCGACGGTTACGACTTCTCCACGAGCAAGGATTCTGTTGTTCACGACGAGCTCGACCGGCTGGTCGATGCCCGAATTCAGTTCGATGACCGATCCGACTCCGAGCTTTACGATCTCCTCCAACAGCATTTCCGTTTCTCCGAAACGGATCGCCACTGGAAGCTGCACGTCCATGAGAACCGCGAGGTTCCCGCTGTCGTCAAAATCCGTTTTATTTGGTGAGGCTGAGTTGTCCATTCACTGGCTCCTGTCTTCTCGGGCGGATAAGCCCGGTTATGCCGAAGGATTTGCGCGTGGAATCCATTTGTGCCTTGGCCTGCATTTTGCTTTTGCCTGCCACCTTGATACTGACCGGCCACTCTTTGCGTTGATCCAGCACGATCGTGTCGCCGGCCTGAAGTGAGACCAGCGACTGCAACGGAAACGAAGTTTCCGCCGTCTCGATGCTGACTTTTACGGGAACCTGGCGCAGCAGATGAAGCAGCCCGTCGTCATGGACGATCTTTCGGCGGCTGTATTCTTCCTGGTCGAAGATGTGCATGATCGGCTCGAGCACCAGTGTCGGAATGGCGAGATGCATTTTCGTCAGCGTATCGCGCATGCGGACCTGGAACCCGAAATGGATCACCATTTCGTTCGGCGACGTAATCTGGACCATATGCGGATGTGTTTCCGTCGCCGTCACCGAGAAGTCGATGGTGTAGACCTGCCGCCAGCTTTCCTTGAGATTGTCGACCAGCAGCTTCAAAACGTTCTGGATGATGCTCTGCTCGATTTCGGTCATAGGCCGGACGGTCGTGATGGGCTGGCCAATCCCGCCCAGCAACCGGTCGATTATCGGAAAGACCAGGGCCGGACCGATTTCCAGCGCGGCAAGGCCATCCAGCGGCTTGAGGGAAATCGCGGCATAGCAGGTCGGATCCGAAACCGTGTTCATGAATTCCGAGTAGCTGATCTGCGCGATGTCATCGAGCGAAATCTCGACCACCGTGCGAAGGTAAGCGGACAGGGATGATGAAAAGTTCCGCGCGAAACGGTCGTGCACGAAGTGCAGCGAGCGGATCTGATTCTTGGAAACCCGGTCGGGACGCTTGAAGTCGTATTTCTGGATCTTCTTTTCAATCATTTTCAGCCTGCGCTAACCGCTCGTAAAACCGCTTCGACATCCGGCACAACCTTGGTCAAGCGGCCGCGCAGGCGCAGGGTTGCCTTGGTGTGCAGCTGCGAAACCCGCGATTCGTTGACTCCCAGGAGTGCGCCGATTTCCTTCATCGTGAATTCTTCGTAGTAGTAGAGCGACAGGACGAGGCGCTCTTTCTCGGGCAATTCTTCAATTGCGCCGGCGAGCATCGTCGTCAGTTCATTCGCTTCGAACTTGGTGTATGGGTCGTTGGTTCCGTCGTCCGGATAATAGTTGATGTAGTTGTCGCTGTCTTCGCTGTCGCCCAGGTTCTCGAACGAGCCGACCGTCAGACCGTGCAGCTGGTCGACAAGAGCGTGAAAGTTTTCGAGATCCTCGCCCATTGCCTCGCACACTTCTTCATCGCTGGCGGGCCGGCCGAGCTTCTGGGTCAGTTCCGCGTAGGTTCTCTCCAGGTCCTTGCTCTTTTTGCGAAGCGAGCGGGGCGCCCAGTCGAGACTGCGCAGGCTGTCGAGGATGGCGCCGCGAATACGTACTTCGGCGTAAGTTTTAAACTTGATGTTCCGCTCCGGCTCGAACTTATCGATCGCGTCAAGCAGGCCGATGACTCCGGCGTTGACCAGATCGCGGATCTCAATGTTGCTGGGCAAGCGGACCGCGACGCGATGTGCGATATGTTTGATCAGCGGAAGCGATTCGTTGATGAGTGCGTCTCTCTCCAGTTCGGTCATATGACAGGCTCCAGGGGTAGGACATAATGCGACAGCTCGTCCGCGACGGGAAACACCAGGTCTTCCGGCACGCGCTGCCCGTTAGTCAGATAGGACACAGCAAGGTCGTTGCGGAGCAGATCTCCGGCCAGAGGACCTTTTGAATCGGTTTCATCGATCTTCGTGAAGATCACGCTATTCGGTCTGAAGCGCTGAAACCGGGAAACAATTTTTGTAATGTCTTCGGAACGCGTTGTGGCGCTGATGACGAGTTGCACTTTCGCATCTGCCGTTGCCGTTACCGTTTCCAGCTTATTCAGCCGGGCAAGATCCGAAGGACTCGAACCGGGAGTGTCGATCAGAATGAGGTCGCGGTCGTCCAGACCCGCCACCAGATCTTTCAGCGTGGCGACATCAGCGCAGCTGTAGGTCGGAACGCTGAGCAATTCACCGAACCGGCTCAACTGTTCCTGGCCGCCGACGCGGAACAGGTCCGTCGAAATCAGCGCGACTTTCTTTTTCATTCTCACCGCCGCATGACCGGCGATTTTCGCGATGGTCGTGGTCTTTCCGACGCCCGTCGGTCCCACAAATACGCTGACCATCCGGGTGCGGGCCTGCAGTTCCGCCGGCGGCGCAATCACAATCTGATCCGCAAGCAGACGGCGGACTCGATCGCGCAATTCCGTAGGAGCCGGGTTGCCGCGGGCTCCCGTCGAGATGAGGTGATCGGCCAGATCCGCTTCGATGCCCTGCCGAAGCAGCTCGGCATAAACCCCGCCGTTTTCAGATCTGGCGGGAATCGCCTTGCTGAATGAACGGAACGATCTTTTCAGCTCGCTGATCTCATCGATCAACTCATCCATGCGCGCGTCGCGGACCGGCGCCGGAGTAGCGGGGGAAATCAGGGGTCGCACCCCTAATTCCTTGGAAATAGGGGAAGAAACCACAGGAAGCACCGAAGGCACATGCGCTTTCTGCGCTTCCAGTGGTTTCGTTTCTTCTTCCAGAGCTGCCGTAATTTCCCAGGCTTCCTTCTTGAACAATCCAAATCCGCTGCGTTCCGCAACCGACCGGGTGTTCAGGATAAGTGCATCGCTGCCGAGGTCCCGTTTGACGTCTTCCAGACCCTCTTGCAACGATCGATTCCTGTAGGTTTTGACTTTCATTGTCCGGCAACTCCAAGAGAGACAATCTGAATATT encodes the following:
- the fliM gene encoding flagellar motor switch protein FliM, with protein sequence MIEKKIQKYDFKRPDRVSKNQIRSLHFVHDRFARNFSSSLSAYLRTVVEISLDDIAQISYSEFMNTVSDPTCYAAISLKPLDGLAALEIGPALVFPIIDRLLGGIGQPITTVRPMTEIEQSIIQNVLKLLVDNLKESWRQVYTIDFSVTATETHPHMVQITSPNEMVIHFGFQVRMRDTLTKMHLAIPTLVLEPIMHIFDQEEYSRRKIVHDDGLLHLLRQVPVKVSIETAETSFPLQSLVSLQAGDTIVLDQRKEWPVSIKVAGKSKMQAKAQMDSTRKSFGITGLIRPRRQEPVNGQLSLTK
- the flhF gene encoding flagellar biosynthesis protein FlhF; amino-acid sequence: MKVKTYRNRSLQEGLEDVKRDLGSDALILNTRSVAERSGFGLFKKEAWEITAALEEETKPLEAQKAHVPSVLPVVSSPISKELGVRPLISPATPAPVRDARMDELIDEISELKRSFRSFSKAIPARSENGGVYAELLRQGIEADLADHLISTGARGNPAPTELRDRVRRLLADQIVIAPPAELQARTRMVSVFVGPTGVGKTTTIAKIAGHAAVRMKKKVALISTDLFRVGGQEQLSRFGELLSVPTYSCADVATLKDLVAGLDDRDLILIDTPGSSPSDLARLNKLETVTATADAKVQLVISATTRSEDITKIVSRFQRFRPNSVIFTKIDETDSKGPLAGDLLRNDLAVSYLTNGQRVPEDLVFPVADELSHYVLPLEPVI
- a CDS encoding FliA/WhiG family RNA polymerase sigma factor, whose product is MTELERDALINESLPLIKHIAHRVAVRLPSNIEIRDLVNAGVIGLLDAIDKFEPERNIKFKTYAEVRIRGAILDSLRSLDWAPRSLRKKSKDLERTYAELTQKLGRPASDEEVCEAMGEDLENFHALVDQLHGLTVGSFENLGDSEDSDNYINYYPDDGTNDPYTKFEANELTTMLAGAIEELPEKERLVLSLYYYEEFTMKEIGALLGVNESRVSQLHTKATLRLRGRLTKVVPDVEAVLRAVSAG
- the csrA gene encoding carbon storage regulator CsrA → MLVVTRKKDEKLIIGNEIEIQVLRIGRDNVRLGIKAPAHISIYRYEIYEAIKQENVSAVKSQIPDKETLEALATGLNPETKI
- a CDS encoding flagellar assembly protein FliW; translated protein: MSLEPGGGSSVPDGDAIIHFDEGLVGFSECKDFRMLANPEIAPFHLLQMACREDIGFMVIDPALVMPDYYTKIPAREWETIGIAEGDPRMAFTICIVGKEPRQATGNFQAPLIVNHKKMIGRQLILTDLALSVRHPLV
- a CDS encoding FliM/FliN family flagellar motor switch protein, encoding MDNSASPNKTDFDDSGNLAVLMDVQLPVAIRFGETEMLLEEIVKLGVGSVIELNSGIDQPVELVVNNRILARGEVVTVDGFYGIRITEITSAGERFKSLNS
- a CDS encoding flagellar biosynthesis anti-sigma factor FlgM, producing MNIDRINISSQGIDRSQIAQKADLTRTNSTNSTNQTGATGDSDSVAVSSKAAEMNRLANSVNQARTERFNKVQAELEAGTYAVSAKDIAQKLVDANTKQD